The Paenibacillus sophorae genome has a segment encoding these proteins:
- a CDS encoding DUF6906 family protein — protein MIAAAKGLVLENWLVERETPTQLVLIHRKSGKPKTINKGA, from the coding sequence ATGATTGCAGCGGCAAAAGGGCTGGTGCTGGAGAATTGGTTGGTGGAGCGGGAAACTCCGACACAGCTTGTGTTGATTCATCGAAAATCCGGCAAGCCGAAGACGATCAATAAAGGTGCCTGA
- a CDS encoding LexA family protein encodes MTDKNLTPKQARTLEVIQSFIAKNGYSPTVREVANLLNLYSSSTAFRHIDLLCQKGYISKSSDGPRTIRILRGSDNQEIIVEGMKEVLQFYADRLNWEFITDKSAPVLADGGERARAVLKRVYGGSS; translated from the coding sequence ATGACCGATAAGAATTTAACACCGAAACAAGCCAGGACACTGGAAGTCATTCAGTCATTCATAGCTAAAAACGGATATTCCCCGACTGTTCGTGAGGTTGCGAATCTGCTTAATCTCTATTCTTCATCGACAGCGTTCCGACATATTGATCTGCTTTGTCAAAAAGGATACATTTCTAAGAGCTCAGATGGACCGCGAACAATTCGTATACTCCGAGGATCAGATAATCAAGAAATTATAGTGGAAGGAATGAAGGAGGTCCTGCAGTTCTACGCCGATCGGTTGAATTGGGAATTCATCACCGATAAATCCGCGCCAGTGTTGGCAGATGGCGGTGAACGGGCGCGGGCAGTTTTGAAAAGAGTATATGGAGGCTCTTCATGA
- a CDS encoding crossover junction endodeoxyribonuclease RuvC, whose protein sequence is MQNGKPIELGLRDYSKIKMPDVLDAIYQDTFRMMEQEQPGMVILERPVHFKNASSVLALVGAYSMVTLAALHLGVQIGEIRPSELKMQTGKGNADKETVAVEMQMLFGIDYDELAIPVLYKKDDPRGKYKKGDVQQRLFDPSDALALCWAYHQKYIRGVA, encoded by the coding sequence ATGCAGAACGGAAAGCCGATTGAACTCGGCCTTCGTGACTACAGCAAAATCAAGATGCCGGATGTGCTGGATGCGATCTATCAGGATACTTTCCGGATGATGGAGCAGGAGCAGCCGGGAATGGTGATCCTGGAGCGGCCGGTTCACTTCAAGAATGCGAGCAGCGTACTGGCTTTGGTCGGCGCCTACTCCATGGTGACGCTGGCCGCCCTGCATCTCGGCGTACAGATCGGCGAGATCCGGCCTTCCGAGCTCAAAATGCAGACCGGAAAAGGCAATGCAGACAAGGAAACGGTCGCCGTTGAAATGCAGATGCTGTTCGGTATTGATTACGACGAGCTGGCGATCCCGGTCCTGTACAAAAAAGACGACCCAAGAGGCAAGTACAAGAAGGGGGACGTACAGCAGCGGCTGTTCGATCCTTCCGACGCTTTGGCGCTGTGCTGGGCGTACCACCAAAAATATATCAGGGGAGTGGCTTAA
- a CDS encoding DNA adenine methylase, with protein sequence MPPHTTYLEPFFGSGAVLFNKPPSALETVNDLDEDVVNLFRVIRDQPDELARAVYWSPYARQEYLVCQKGGDTDLERARRFLVRCWQSIRVKTGSISGWKCRGTPDDSYRVKQWNNLPVKIAAVAERLKDVQIENRPAMQVIARYNRPDVLIYADPPYLLETRNGAIYDNEMTDADHEALLAALAAHQGPTFLSGYDNQLYNERLAGWRREERQQVIETGQSRTEVLWINPVAAGQVRQLQLF encoded by the coding sequence ATGCCGCCGCATACGACCTATCTGGAGCCTTTCTTCGGCTCCGGGGCGGTACTGTTTAACAAGCCACCGTCTGCACTGGAAACGGTGAACGACCTGGACGAGGACGTGGTTAACCTCTTCCGTGTCATCCGTGATCAGCCTGATGAACTGGCCCGTGCAGTGTACTGGTCACCATATGCTCGACAGGAATACCTTGTTTGCCAGAAAGGCGGGGATACGGATCTAGAGCGGGCCCGCCGGTTCCTGGTCCGCTGTTGGCAAAGCATCCGGGTAAAGACTGGGTCAATCAGCGGTTGGAAGTGCCGCGGAACGCCAGATGACTCCTACAGGGTGAAGCAGTGGAACAATTTGCCGGTAAAAATCGCCGCGGTTGCCGAGCGCCTGAAAGACGTTCAAATAGAGAATCGCCCGGCGATGCAGGTGATTGCTCGGTATAACAGGCCCGACGTTCTGATATATGCCGATCCGCCATATCTTCTCGAAACCAGGAATGGGGCAATCTACGACAACGAAATGACGGATGCCGACCACGAAGCATTGCTCGCCGCACTCGCAGCCCATCAGGGGCCTACATTCCTTAGCGGTTACGACAATCAGCTTTATAACGAGCGTTTGGCAGGATGGAGGCGAGAAGAACGACAGCAGGTTATCGAGACAGGGCAAAGCCGGACGGAAGTCCTCTGGATAAACCCTGTAGCCGCTGGTCAGGTCAGACAGCTGCAGCTATTTTAG
- a CDS encoding ArpU family phage packaging/lysis transcriptional regulator — MGKSDKTAIQLAFDILPIDETETRRRVEEYLETVRVYRQIGFVRRQAAMTASPEPRYHGSTNAISRQTENIAIWNTDRAAELERQSKLLDLAMGRLKKAERDIIQRRYLDYEDEYDSILCGELGMSERKYRRVKSRAIYVLACALGLEVLIEHYPTVII, encoded by the coding sequence ATGGGGAAAAGCGACAAAACAGCAATCCAACTAGCTTTTGACATCCTCCCGATCGACGAAACAGAGACCCGTCGCCGGGTGGAAGAGTATTTGGAGACGGTCCGCGTGTACCGACAGATCGGCTTCGTGCGGCGCCAGGCGGCTATGACGGCCAGCCCGGAACCGCGGTATCATGGATCAACCAATGCAATCAGTCGGCAGACGGAGAATATAGCGATATGGAATACCGATAGAGCGGCGGAGCTCGAGCGGCAGTCGAAGCTTTTGGATTTGGCGATGGGGAGGCTGAAGAAAGCTGAGCGGGATATTATTCAACGGCGTTATTTGGACTATGAGGACGAGTATGATTCGATCCTGTGCGGTGAACTGGGCATGAGTGAACGGAAGTATCGGCGAGTGAAGTCGAGAGCGATTTATGTGTTGGCATGTGCGTTGGGGTTAGAAGTATTAATAGAACATTATCCGACTGTGATTATTTAA
- a CDS encoding HNH endonuclease signature motif containing protein, with amino-acid sequence MFRFTSDQVDFIKTNIKGRYIEELTEMVNAHFGINLKSSQIRAFVKNNGLKSGIDARIKPGSVPPNKGKKGLSQGGVETQFKKGHKPHNYVPVGSERVNGDDYVDIKVADPNQWRGKHLIVWERHHGRHVPKGNAVIFGDGNRRNFDPDNLIMVTRGQLAIMNKRGLIQNDAELTRTGVIMADIYKKIGERKRGGRH; translated from the coding sequence ATGTTCCGATTCACATCTGATCAGGTCGATTTTATTAAAACCAATATCAAAGGTCGTTACATCGAGGAACTGACGGAGATGGTTAATGCTCATTTTGGCATTAACCTTAAGTCCTCACAAATTCGGGCTTTTGTGAAGAACAATGGCCTTAAAAGTGGCATCGATGCAAGGATTAAACCAGGAAGCGTTCCACCCAACAAAGGGAAGAAGGGGCTTAGTCAAGGCGGAGTGGAGACGCAGTTCAAAAAGGGTCACAAGCCGCACAATTATGTTCCTGTAGGTTCTGAAAGGGTAAACGGCGATGATTATGTAGATATCAAGGTTGCTGATCCGAATCAATGGCGGGGAAAGCACCTGATAGTCTGGGAGCGGCACCACGGACGCCACGTTCCGAAGGGGAATGCTGTTATCTTCGGGGATGGCAATCGGCGTAACTTTGATCCGGATAACTTGATCATGGTCACCCGCGGGCAATTGGCCATCATGAACAAACGAGGGCTCATTCAGAATGATGCAGAGCTGACGCGGACCGGTGTCATTATGGCAGATATCTATAAGAAGATCGGAGAGAGGAAGCGGGGCGGGAGACACTGA
- a CDS encoding IDEAL domain-containing protein, whose protein sequence is MFIDAYMQMRYEQARGVLAEVILENAIKRFREKRIRMLIDQALDQRDAKAFYRYSAELAGIRKDEIE, encoded by the coding sequence ATGTTTATCGACGCTTATATGCAGATGCGGTATGAACAGGCTCGTGGTGTGCTGGCAGAAGTGATTTTGGAAAACGCCATAAAGAGATTCCGGGAAAAGCGGATACGCATGTTGATCGACCAGGCGCTGGACCAGCGGGATGCCAAAGCATTCTATCGATATTCGGCGGAGCTGGCCGGGATTAGAAAGGATGAAATCGAATGA
- a CDS encoding ASCH domain-containing protein, whose protein sequence is MKAITIKQPWATLIALGEKRFETRSWATKHRGPLAIHAGKQVDKEVCEQVEIRAALARHGFTADNLPTGVVVAIAQLAGCYTIYDTIDNGTHIVRCPNGKYDFDKVEFIRKPESDFGYYSEGRYAWELADVQPLPEPFPAKGQQGLWNWEALIL, encoded by the coding sequence ATGAAGGCCATTACCATAAAGCAGCCCTGGGCGACGTTGATCGCGCTCGGTGAGAAACGGTTCGAGACGCGTTCTTGGGCCACGAAGCACCGCGGCCCCCTCGCTATTCACGCGGGCAAGCAGGTGGACAAAGAAGTCTGCGAGCAGGTGGAGATCCGCGCAGCACTGGCCCGACATGGATTCACGGCGGATAATCTGCCGACAGGGGTAGTAGTGGCAATAGCACAACTGGCAGGGTGCTACACGATCTACGACACGATAGATAACGGAACACATATTGTCAGATGTCCAAATGGTAAATACGACTTCGACAAGGTCGAGTTCATCCGTAAGCCGGAAAGCGATTTTGGATACTACTCCGAAGGCCGATATGCCTGGGAGCTGGCGGACGTTCAACCGCTGCCGGAGCCATTCCCGGCCAAGGGGCAGCAAGGCCTGTGGAATTGGGAGGCACTCATACTATGA
- a CDS encoding ParB N-terminal domain-containing protein: MDIRTIPIEQINAAAYNPRIDLQPGDPEYEKLRRSLDEFGYVDPIVWNEQTGNMVGGHQRYKVMVKEQGCTELAVSVVNLDPEREKLLNLALNKVSGRWDDEALARLLGELQQGGLDISLSGFDADEIDDLIAEFTEPPADQLGDFQNREMDVADFDESRFDCKCPRCGFVFDQSGADAS; this comes from the coding sequence ATGGACATCAGAACCATACCGATAGAGCAGATCAACGCAGCCGCCTATAACCCGCGTATCGACCTTCAACCCGGAGATCCGGAGTATGAAAAGCTCCGCCGCAGCCTAGATGAATTCGGCTATGTGGACCCGATCGTCTGGAACGAGCAGACCGGCAATATGGTCGGCGGCCATCAGCGGTACAAGGTGATGGTGAAAGAGCAGGGATGCACGGAGTTGGCCGTTTCCGTCGTGAATTTGGACCCGGAGCGGGAGAAGCTGCTTAATCTTGCACTAAACAAGGTTTCAGGACGCTGGGATGACGAGGCGCTGGCGCGGCTGCTGGGCGAGCTGCAGCAAGGCGGCCTGGACATATCACTGTCTGGCTTTGATGCGGATGAAATTGACGACTTAATCGCGGAATTTACGGAGCCGCCGGCGGATCAGCTTGGAGACTTTCAAAACCGGGAGATGGATGTAGCGGACTTCGATGAATCCCGCTTCGACTGCAAATGTCCGCGCTGCGGCTTCGTCTTTGATCAATCAGGAGCGGATGCGTCATGA
- a CDS encoding DUF5348 domain-containing protein, with product MKDQIQAELQKLMPQFKRVTKMIQEAEDSWTAHYDRTNPDDMYLRDIFNVVGDKLGDVEQLLRVAAAPVAEEGILRKGKNGRYSLNGSEFTTGQSIEYLDAGYDGYDPRWVYSRIEHNGTDYYIVRSPKLLLNGLKVRIKRISRWD from the coding sequence ATGAAAGATCAAATACAAGCGGAGCTGCAGAAGCTAATGCCGCAGTTCAAGCGGGTTACGAAGATGATCCAGGAGGCAGAGGATTCTTGGACGGCACATTATGATCGGACAAATCCGGATGACATGTACCTTCGAGATATCTTTAATGTGGTGGGCGATAAACTGGGTGACGTTGAGCAGTTGCTCCGTGTGGCTGCAGCGCCGGTGGCAGAAGAGGGGATCTTGAGAAAGGGCAAAAACGGTCGGTATAGTTTGAACGGCTCAGAGTTTACCACCGGCCAATCGATCGAATATCTGGACGCGGGCTACGATGGATACGACCCGCGATGGGTATATTCCCGGATTGAGCACAATGGGACGGATTACTACATTGTCCGTAGCCCCAAGCTCCTGCTTAATGGGCTGAAAGTACGGATCAAGAGAATCTCGCGGTGGGATTGA